In a genomic window of Zingiber officinale cultivar Zhangliang chromosome 9B, Zo_v1.1, whole genome shotgun sequence:
- the LOC122024954 gene encoding uncharacterized protein LOC122024954 isoform X1, with the protein MGGKRKFRGTTMVDIIEKRVTRSSRNLGQSSMPGQQSLHEEGRQTQPQTQLEVQPQPPPPPQPQPPPPPRPQPQQEAPQLQLQACQLEHQQQEGSTATNDATISVPSIGSTSEGSRRGRGGARPCLRWGTSRKLEVHLGNNGKIVGLDKMKLQSTLGVLARNGSKLPLTYPSFSDIPPSLTDDIWEEVQDNTTLHLEAKVRVLMDVAVKWKDFKSRLKTKYFAPFVATDNVPMDSPDSRVSNDQWKTLVAYWKDQNIMEISERNKKNRALLRYPHRTGRICFDEIIEKMRATSMDTSRLDVFLMTRMPKAGKSLDADTKTMVDAIRDAISRVPESDVTTTFKEKLLGSLVGGEGRPRMRCLGTISAPNAAPGSSHLAPSSSNATPISLESIPEGLMQMIIDKVGEYVLEKARAEARDEVAVALENFFQTIVAGANNDPNRSSVRAEGNASTQVADASSVHKPNDSSR; encoded by the exons ATGGGAGGAAAAAGAAAGTTTCGTGGCACTACGATGGTTGACATTATTGAGAAGAGGGTTACCAGATCATCAAGGAATCTTGGACAAAGTTCGATGCCCGGGCAACAATCACTACATGAAGAAGGAAGGCAAACACAGCCTCAAACACAGCTAGAGGTTCAGccacagccaccaccaccaccacaaccACAGCCGCCACCACCTCCACGACCGCAACCACAACAGGAAGCACCTCAATTACAACTGCAAGCATGTCAACTAGAGCACCAGCAGCAAGAAGGATCTACTGCTACTAATGATGCTACAATTTCAG TACCTAGTATAGGTTCTACATCTGAAGGCTCTAGGAGAGGCCGTGGTGGTGCTCGCCCTTGTTTACGGTGGGGTACATCAAGGAAATTGGAGGTTCACCTTGGTAACAATGGCAAGATTGTTGGTTTGGACAAGATGAAATTGCAGTCCACTCTTGGTGTGTTGGCAAGAAATGGTTCCAAGCTCCCCCTCACATATCCATCATTCTCAGATATACCACCATCCTTGACTGATGATATTTGGGAGGAAGTTCAA gaCAATACTACTTTGCATCTGGAGGCAAAAGTAAGAGTATTAATGGATGTGGCAGTGAAGTGGAAGGACTTCAAGAGTCGTTTGAAGACAAAGTATTTTGCTCCTTTTGTGGCCACTGATAATGTACCTATGGATAGTCCAGATAGTCGTGTTTCAAATGATCAATGGAAGACCCTAGTTGCTTATTGGAAGGACCAAAACATCATG GAAATTTCTGAACGAAACAAGAAAAATAGGGCTTTGTTGAGGTATCCACATCGGACTGGAAGAATATGTTTTGATGAGATCATTGAAAAG ATGCGGGCTACTAGCATGGACACTTCTCGCCTCGATGTTTTCCTTATGACTCGCATGCCGAAAGCGGGTAAAAGTCTTGATGCGGATACGAAGACAATGGTT GACGCTATAAGAGATGCCATTTCTCGAGTTCCTGAGTCAGACGTCACAACCACATTCAAGGAGAAGCTGTTGGGTAGCCTTGTTGGTGGAGAGGGGCGGCCTCGTATGCGCTGTTTGGGTACAATTTCAGCACCAAATGCAGCTCCCGGTTCATCTCATTTAGCTCCGAGTTCATCTAATGCAACTCCTATTTCTTTGGAGTCAATCCCAGAAGGATTGATGCAAATGATAATTGATAAAGTAGGGGAGTACGTGCTTGAAAAGGCACGGGCTGAAGCACGAGATGAAGTTGCTGTTGCCTTAGAGAATTTCTTTCAAACCATTGTTGCTGGAGCAAATAATGATCCGAATAGATCATCTGTGAGAGCAGAAGGAAATGCAAGTACACAG GTTGCTGATGCATCGAGCGTCCATAAGCCAAACGACTCTTCACGTTGA
- the LOC122025138 gene encoding uncharacterized protein LOC122025138 — protein sequence MVGMLHEAMGIPNVHRNIDNDSQSSPENIEQNVDDATKRFFELLKDAESELYPGCVKFTKLSFIVRLLLLKVTNGWTDTSIDMLLQLLKEVFPEAKIPTSFYEAQKLNDDLGFTCETIDACPNNCMLFRGNDKGLTSCEICGATRYKEGGNKIAAQQMRYFPLKPRLKKLFMSSKTASEMKWHAKERVDDGVFRHPADSLAWKQFDVKWPEFASDSRNVRLGLASDGFNPFRTMNIAHSTWPVVIVVYNLPPWLCMTQSSFILSILVDGPKSPGNKIDVYMQPLIDDLKELWSTGVPTYDASTNEMFELRATLLWTISDFPAYAMLSGWSTKGEFACPCCANATKSTWLKHGRKFSYAYHRRFLPIGHRLRRDKVSFNGKIELDSKPSTLSGVDSLRQLDSYDILTEYKKEDLKKRRRDDYERQSSRIPKEHNWKKKSIFFELEYWQHNLGRHNIDVMHTERNNFDNLLFTCMSTPGKTKDNLNARRDLKDMGVRGPLHPQESSGSTKIILQPGSFAMSRKDKEIFCKVLKNLKVPDGYASNISRRVNLNDRSIWGLKSHDCHIFMQQLLPIAIRRVLPKNIVQVVIELSNFFRQLCSKVNTRAQLEDIQERIALTLCNLERIFPPSFFDIMEHLPIHLAEEALICGAVHFRWMYPIERMHMSLLAGQYPRAGRNHIQRIHNETFHEWFKNHIRDLQRNSTTQISDVVKKLACGPDKWARSFNVCIVNGFRFRTKSYEESKATQNSGVMLRASTLSFASARDRTPHEGQVIYYGVLTHIIKVRYTNDLQYTLFKCDWIDNERGKMEDEFKFTLVNFSRLMYGGNNIRDEPFILSSQAEQCWYVADPIDSNWNVVMRMSLRDNFDIYSRFHDTDGYFPQPLDDRPIAREQDATWVRQGVEAIAVDTMLNLNETERQMNENEDA from the exons ATGGTTGGAATGCTTCATGAAGCAATGGGAATTCCTAACGTCCATAGAAATATAGACAATGATTCTCAATCATCACCTGAGAATATTGAACAGAATGTTGATGATGCAACTAAAAGATTTTTTGAATTATTGAAAGATGCAGAGTCTGAACTGTATCCTGGATGTGTTAAGTTCACAAAATTATCATTTATTGTTCGTTTGTTACTTTTGAAGGTAACGAACGGGTGGACTGATACTTCCATTGACATGCTTCTTCAACTTTTGAAAGAGGTATTCCCAGAGGCAAAAATTCCCACCTCATTCTATGAAGCCCAAAAGCTGAATGATGATTTGGGTTTCACTTGTGAAACAATTGATGCTTGCCCTAAtaattgtatgttgtttagaggaAATGACAAAGGTCTTACTAGTTGTGAGATTTGTGGGGCGACTAGATATAAAGAAGGGGGGAATAAAATAGCCGCGCAGCAAATGCGATACTTTCCACTAAAACCGCGGCTAAAAAAATTATTCATGTCTTCAAAGACAGCTTCTGAAATGAAATGGCATGCGAAAGAACGGGTGGATGACGGAGTTTTTAGGCATCCTGCTGACTCCCTTGCATGGAAACAGTTTGATGTTAAATGGCCTGAATTTGCAAGTGATAGTCGCAATGTTAGACTTGGACTTGCATCAGATGGGTTCAACCCTTTCAGAACGATGAACATCGCTCATAGCACGTGGCCTGTTGTGATTGTCGTATATAACTTACCGCCATGGCTGTGCATGACTCAATCTTCCTTCATTCTATCTATCCTAGTTGATGGGCCCAAAAGTCCAGGAAACAAGATAGATGTTTACATGCAACCATTAATTGATGATTTGAAGGAACTATGGTCCACGGGTGTACCAACTTATGATGCATCCACCAATGAAATGTTTGAATTGCGTGCGACACTTTTATGGACCATTAGTGATTTTCCTGCCTATGCAATGCTATCTGGTTGGAGCACTAAGGGAGAGTTTGCTTGTCCATGTTGTGCTAATGCAACTAAGTCAACATGGTTGAAGCATGGCAGAAAATTTTCTTATGCATATCATCGACGTTTCTTGCCTATTGGCCATAGATTACGTCGAGATAAAGTGTCGTTCAATGGAAAAATAGAATTGGATTCTAAGCCTTCAACATTATCTGGAGTTGATTCTTTAAGGCAGTTAGATTCATATGACATCTTGACTGAGTACAAAAAAGAGGatttgaagaaaagaagaagggatgATTATGAGAGACAAAGCTCAAGGATTCCAAAGGAACACAATTGGAAAAAGAAGAGCATATTTTTTGAGTTAGAATATTGGCAGCACAATTTAGGCCGACACAATATTGATGTGATGCACACTGAGAGAAATAATTTTGATAACTTGCTTTTTACATGCATGAGTACTCCTGGCAAAACAAAGGATAATTTGAATGCTCGACGCGATCTCAAAGATATGGGAGTTAGGGGTCCATTACACCCCCAAGAATCAAGTGGTTCCACTAAGATTATTTTGCAACCTGGTTCTTTTGCAATGAGTAGAAAAGATAAAGAGATATTTTGTAAGGTCCTAAAAAATTTGAAGGTTCCTGACGGATATGCATCTAATATATCAAGGCGTGTAAATTTGAATGATCGGAGTATATGGGGTCTCAAAAGTCATGACTGTCACATATTTATGCAACAACTACTCCCAATTGCTATACGACGAGTATTGCCCAAAAATATTGTACAAGTAGTGATTGAATTATCCAATTTTTTTAGGCAATTATGTTCGAAAGTGAACACAAGAGCTCAATTGGAAGACATTCAAGAACGCATTGCACTTACGCTTTGCAATCTTGAGAGGATTTTTCCTCCATCTTTCTTCGATATAATGGAACATTTACCCATTCATTTGGCTGAAGAGGCTTTAATATGTGGAGCTGTGCATTTTAGGTGGATGTATCCAATTGAAAG AATGCACATGTCATTACTTGCGGGGCAATATCCACGTGCGGGAAGGAACCATATCCAACGGATTCACAATGAAACATTCCACGAGTGGTTTAAGAACCAT ATACGTGATTTGCAACGTAATTCCACTACACAAATCTCTGATGTGGTTAAAAAGTTGGCGTGTGGTCCTGACAAGTGGGCTCGTAGCTTCAATGTTTGCATTGTGAATGGTTTCAGATTTCGAACAAAGAGCTATGAAGAGTCTAAGGCAACTCAAAATAGTGGAGTTATGCTTAGAGCTAGCACTTTAAGCTTTGCTAGTGCAAGAGATAGAACTCCACATGAGGGACAAGTTATATATTATGGGGTTCTAACACATATCATTAAAGTTAGATATACGAATGATCTTCAGTACACTCTATTCAAGTGTGATTGGATTGATAATGAGAGAGGAAAAATGGAAGATGAATTCAAGTTCACACTGGTGAACTTTAGCCGCTTGATGTATGGTGGTAATAATATTAGGGATGAACCATTCATTTTATCTAGCCAAGCAGAACAATGTTGGTATGTGGCTGATCCGATTGATTCAAATTGGAATGTTGTAATGAGAATGTCACTTAGAGATAATTTTGACATTTACTCAAGATTCCATGATACTGATGGTTATTTTCCACAACCCCTTGATGATCGCCCAATTGCTCGTGAGCAAGATGCCACTTGGGTGAGACAAGGGGTGGAGGCTATTGCTGTTGACACAATGTTGAACTTGAATGAAACTGAAAGACAAATGAATGAAAATGAAGATGCTTGA
- the LOC122024954 gene encoding uncharacterized protein LOC122024954 isoform X2, with protein MGGKRKFRGTTMVDIIEKRVTRSSRNLGQSSMPGQQSLHEEGRQTQPQTQLEVQPQPPPPPQPQPPPPPRPQPQQEAPQLQLQACQLEHQQQEGSTATNDATISVPSIGSTSEGSRRGRGGARPCLRWGTSRKLEVHLGNNGKIVGLDKMKLQSTLGVLARNGSKLPLTYPSFSDIPPSLTDDIWEEVQDNTTLHLEAKVRVLMDVAVKWKDFKSRLKTKYFAPFVATDNVPMDSPDSRVSNDQWKTLVAYWKDQNIMEISERNKKNRALLRYPHRTGRICFDEIIEKMRATSMDTSRLDVFLMTRMPKAGKSLDADTKTMDAIRDAISRVPESDVTTTFKEKLLGSLVGGEGRPRMRCLGTISAPNAAPGSSHLAPSSSNATPISLESIPEGLMQMIIDKVGEYVLEKARAEARDEVAVALENFFQTIVAGANNDPNRSSVRAEGNASTQVADASSVHKPNDSSR; from the exons ATGGGAGGAAAAAGAAAGTTTCGTGGCACTACGATGGTTGACATTATTGAGAAGAGGGTTACCAGATCATCAAGGAATCTTGGACAAAGTTCGATGCCCGGGCAACAATCACTACATGAAGAAGGAAGGCAAACACAGCCTCAAACACAGCTAGAGGTTCAGccacagccaccaccaccaccacaaccACAGCCGCCACCACCTCCACGACCGCAACCACAACAGGAAGCACCTCAATTACAACTGCAAGCATGTCAACTAGAGCACCAGCAGCAAGAAGGATCTACTGCTACTAATGATGCTACAATTTCAG TACCTAGTATAGGTTCTACATCTGAAGGCTCTAGGAGAGGCCGTGGTGGTGCTCGCCCTTGTTTACGGTGGGGTACATCAAGGAAATTGGAGGTTCACCTTGGTAACAATGGCAAGATTGTTGGTTTGGACAAGATGAAATTGCAGTCCACTCTTGGTGTGTTGGCAAGAAATGGTTCCAAGCTCCCCCTCACATATCCATCATTCTCAGATATACCACCATCCTTGACTGATGATATTTGGGAGGAAGTTCAA gaCAATACTACTTTGCATCTGGAGGCAAAAGTAAGAGTATTAATGGATGTGGCAGTGAAGTGGAAGGACTTCAAGAGTCGTTTGAAGACAAAGTATTTTGCTCCTTTTGTGGCCACTGATAATGTACCTATGGATAGTCCAGATAGTCGTGTTTCAAATGATCAATGGAAGACCCTAGTTGCTTATTGGAAGGACCAAAACATCATG GAAATTTCTGAACGAAACAAGAAAAATAGGGCTTTGTTGAGGTATCCACATCGGACTGGAAGAATATGTTTTGATGAGATCATTGAAAAG ATGCGGGCTACTAGCATGGACACTTCTCGCCTCGATGTTTTCCTTATGACTCGCATGCCGAAAGCGGGTAAAAGTCTTGATGCGGATACGAAGACAATG GACGCTATAAGAGATGCCATTTCTCGAGTTCCTGAGTCAGACGTCACAACCACATTCAAGGAGAAGCTGTTGGGTAGCCTTGTTGGTGGAGAGGGGCGGCCTCGTATGCGCTGTTTGGGTACAATTTCAGCACCAAATGCAGCTCCCGGTTCATCTCATTTAGCTCCGAGTTCATCTAATGCAACTCCTATTTCTTTGGAGTCAATCCCAGAAGGATTGATGCAAATGATAATTGATAAAGTAGGGGAGTACGTGCTTGAAAAGGCACGGGCTGAAGCACGAGATGAAGTTGCTGTTGCCTTAGAGAATTTCTTTCAAACCATTGTTGCTGGAGCAAATAATGATCCGAATAGATCATCTGTGAGAGCAGAAGGAAATGCAAGTACACAG GTTGCTGATGCATCGAGCGTCCATAAGCCAAACGACTCTTCACGTTGA
- the LOC122023911 gene encoding probable LRR receptor-like serine/threonine-protein kinase At1g63430, which produces MLRISGFPSLLLAFAWGFAVFLPSPSTSDEVAALGAFKNAISDDPFSRLSDWNPNDENPCKWTGVRCSSYPQSYVIFIVLSNSSLKGFLTPQLAMLHWLQELVLDNNLLIGSIPYQLSMLENLLVLDLSVNQLSGPIPPELGNLTSITKIDLHSNRFTGAIPLELGQLANLVDLRLDWNRLDGVIPGSNDSNMLASQSNTSGLCQLTHLRVANFSYNYFVGQIPSCMNYLPRSSFQGNCFSSDSSMFQSCDGECKNQVKCILRNSSDSNEASTSNYSEGRRHKKFSQPIWLLILEISTGALVLVFLITCIFTACNRCKRKRSIFSRRKIPRLKDRPAVSIDINLLKHVLKMNYQDLEAACEDFSNITGSYLHSVVYKGTLRNGLEIAVISLSITEDRWTSSHEHAFVNEVADLSRINHENAAKLLGYCQENTPFARMVVFEYASNGTLYEHINCSDGGQLSWLRRMKIAIGISSGLRYLHTELQPPLTISELSSDSVYLTEDFSPKLVDFERWNNTLSKSRMHSGHIMHGGSIDNIEDVRRSQFRNVQKNIYAFGVILLELISGKPPYSKERGGLLDWAKEYLDHPEEREKLIDPELKYFKPEDLSIICNVVSLCLESEPSKRPSMQILSAMLEDGIDITAAAVLKESSLAWAELLIAS; this is translated from the exons ATGCTGAGGATCTCCGGGTTTCCGTCGCTGCTGCTCGCTTTCGCGTGGGGATTCGCCGTCTTCCTGCCTTCTCCGTCGACTTCCGATGAGG TCGCCGCGTTGGGCGCTTTCAAGAATGCGATATCCGATGACCCTTTTTCGAGGTTATCGGACTGGAATCCCAACGATGAAAACCCTTGCAAATGGACTGGCGTGAGATGCTCTTCTTATCCTCAGAGTTACGTGATTTTCAT tgtccTCTCCAATTCATCTCTGAAGGGATTCCTGACACCACAGCTTGCCATGTTGCATTGGTTGCAAGAATT AGTTTTGGATAACAACTTACTTATTGGGTCCATACCTTATCAACTAAGCATGTTGGAGAACCTTCTTGTGTTGGATTTGAGTGTAAATCAGCTCTCAGGTCCCATTCCTCCAGAGCTTGGAAACTTAACCAGTATTACAAAAAT AGACCTTCATTCTAATAGATTTACTGGTGCTATACCCCTGGAGCTTGGACAATTGGCAAACCTAGTGGACTTGAGGCTAGATTGGAATAGACTCGACGGTGTAATCCCTGGAAGTAACGATTCAAATAT GCTAGCTTCTCAGAGTAATACATCAGGCTTATGCCAATTAACTCACTTAAGAGTTGCAAATTTCTCCTACAACTATTTCGTCGGCCAGATCCCCTCATGCATGAACTATCTTCCAAG GTCAAGTTTTCAAGGGAACTGTTTCAGTAGTGACAGTTCCATGTTTCAAAGCTGTGATGGTGAATGTAAGAATCAAGTGAAAT GTATCTTGAGGAATAGCAGTGACTCAAATGAGGCATCCACAAGCAATTACTCTGAAGGGCGTAGACACAAGAAATTTTCACAACCTATTTGGCTTCTGATTCTTGAAATTTCTACTGGAGCTCTTGTACTTGTGTTCCTAATCACATGCATTTTCACTGCTTGTAATAGATGCAAAAGAAAACGTTCTATTTTCTCGCGGAGAAAAATTCCAAGACTGAAGGATAGGCCTGCAGTATCTATTG ACATAAATCTCCTGAAACATGTACTGAAAATGAACTACCAGGATCTTGAAGCAGCTTGTGAGGATTTTAGTAACATAACTGGGTCTTATCTGCACAGTGTAGTTTACAAAGGCACTTTGAGGAATGGGCTTGAAATTGCTGTCATTTCACTTTCTATTACAGAAGACCGATGGACAAGTTCTCATGAACATGCCTTTGTAAATGAG GTAGCAGATCTATCAAGGATAAATCATGAAAATGCAGCGAAATTGCTTGGTTACTGCCAAGAAAACACTCCATTTGCTAGAATGGTTGTCTTCGAATATGCATCAAATGGGACACTTTATGAGCACATCAATT GTAGTGATGGGGGTCAGCTATCTTGGCTCAGACGGATGAAAATTGCTATTGGAATAAGTAGTGGACTAAGATATCTACATACAGAACTTCAGCCCCCGTTAACAATATCAGAATTGTCTTCTGATTCAGTGTACCTCACAGAAGATTTTTCTCCCAAG TTGGTTGATTTTGAGAGATGGAATAATACACTCTCAAAATCAAGGATGCATTCTGGACATATCATGCATGGAGGTTCAATCGACAACATTGAGGATGTTCGTAGAAGTCAATTTAGGAATGTGCAGAAAAATATATATGCCTTTGGAGTAATTTTACTGGAACTAATAAGTGGGAAACCACCGTACAGCAAAGAAAGAGGAGGCTTGTTGGATTGG GCTAAAGAATACTTGGATCATCCGGAAGAAAGAGAGAAACTAATAGACCCTGAGCTGAAATACTTCAAACCAGAAGATCTTTCCATAATATGTAATGTTGTGAGCCTTTGCCTTGAATCTGAACCATCAAAGAGGCCGTCGATGCAGATTCTAAGTGCCATGTTGGAAGATGGTATAGATAtcacagctgctgctgttctcaAGGAATCATCTTTAGCATGGGCAGAGCTACTGATAGCATCATAG
- the LOC122022724 gene encoding myosin-10-like, which translates to MFKAARWRSEKNKIKAVFKLQFRATQVQQTGLEAVMVSVIPSDAGRPTARSERVPVMEGICDWVNPVYEAAKLVLNPKTGKMDEKVYRFVVSDAGSSKAEILGEASFNLADYTDVFRPSSIVLPLKGSNTGASLRIIIQRMQGDGEGREGNGIEELTTKRQRRTLEAQLSKCDDEDGLEINNQPMVKFPSSRDISLHNADSNGNLQKSHSFGAMSASGSDTSSGIYTPRENDIKRNNVQRDSASFLSPLTNNDTPKKMAFSSDDFSGTSAPDASADASTSSSGDGGLNEISHDLEDSFEKLKGDVDKLTRKLEVSDLELQTLRKQIIKENKRGQDLSREMSDLKEERDALKRECDKLKLLEKRRKFDGTTGMQHDAENHLSLLEEIQQELDHEKNQNAHLRLQLKMTEEANSDLVLAVKNLEGMLEQKNNDTLCAKCSKMEMKDTVDLELEDAKLGNGLSQLHKSDCEQQVLAAISESDNEEEYALVALVNEHDDMKTAYSLESKIIDLNNEVEFYRKTHEELEMQMEQLALDYEIMKQENHDATTKLEQMQLREQLRMQYECSAHLSIISDLEIQVELLEKDLQKQTEGIEADIATVTVTKAEQEKRAILAEEALRKTKWNNSKCVEWLQEELKSLSVHMLSTFQANEKIVMQTLKENAELQSQKGDLERILDKSNKDMVLLQEKYRVILKQLISLIDIKSRDVERLLLELKDKTKELENHKLSEEASRNNFIRELQLLKSEVANLRAEKSFLSEQTEEKEKLLVEAELLRMKNIESEITSQDRNLEIDLPRKEIEALKEKVSKSLVGINGLICTKGEGDAILDNTKSDASVLKWNLLKLVSFENEMGKQNLRKSDSQSKGRVLEEKQMTTGMEEESDCNMATSTNGAELIDSLMEDSEKNPSKTIELMQRSIQDDKNFHQMSRFITNNIQCHIEYLQQPKEDEGCIHNLNVTDKKSQKRCVESDLDEAKLVSASSSTSDQKVTENELNEMAQLKEQNELMVSELKEMQERYSDISLKFAEVEGERQQLLMTIRSLKNATKN; encoded by the exons ATGTTCAAGGCGGCGCGATGGAGGAGCGAGAAGAACAAGATCAAAGCTGTGTTCAAGCTGCAGTTCCGTGCGACTCAG GTACAACAGACTGGATTGGAGGCGGTAATGGTGAGCGTGATCCCATCAGACGCCGGCAGGCCGACGGCGAGATCGGAGAGGGTACCTGTGATGGAGGGCATCTGCGATTGGGTGAATCCGGTTTACGAGGCGGCGAAGCTCGTCCTGAATCCAAAGACGGGAAAGATGGATGAGAAAGTCTACAGATTTGTGGTTTCCGATGCT GGATCGAGCAAAGCTGAAATTTTGGGGGAGGCCAGCTTCAACCTAGCAGATTATACAGATGTTTTCAGACCATCCTCTATTGTTCTTCCTCTGAAGGGATCCAACACAGGCGCATCCTTACGT ATAATCATCCAGAGAATGCAGGGTGATGGTGAAGGAAG GGAAGGCAATGGTATTGAAGAATTAACCACGAAGCGACAAAGAAGAACATTGGAGGCTCAGTTAAGCAAGTGCGATGATGAG GATGGTTTAGAAATAAATAATCAGCCCATGGTCAAGTTCCCATCAAGCAGGGACATCTCTCTCCATAATGCTGATTCCAATGGAAACCTCCAGAAGTCACACAGCTTTGGTGCCATGTCAGCATCAGGTTCTGATACCAGTTCAGGAATATATACACCAAGAGAAAATGACATCAAGCGTAACAATGTCCAAAGGGACTCTGCTAGCTTCTTGTCTCCTCTTACCAACAATGACACTCCTAAAAAGATGGCGTTCAGTTCAGATGACTTTTCAGGTACTTCAGCTCCGGATGCAAGTGCAGATGCATCCACAAGTAGTTCGGGTGATGGTGGTTTGAATGAGATATCACATGATTTAGAGGACAGCTTTGAGAAATTAAAGGGTGATGTAGATAAGTTAACTAGAAAATTGGAAGTGTCAGATCTGGAGTTGCAGACTCTGCGAAAGCAAATCATCAAGGAGAACAAGCGAGGGCAAGACCTTTCAAGGGAAATGAGTGACTTAAAAGAAGAGAGGGATGCACTTAAAAGAGAATGTGACAAACTCAAGCTCTTAGAGAAGAGGAGAAAGTTTGATGGAACTACTGGCATgcagcatgatgcagaaaatcaTCTTTCTTTACTTGAAGAAATTCAGCAAGAGCTAGATCACGAGAAAAATCAGAATGCCCATCTTCGCTTGCAACTAAAAATGACAGAAGAAGCAAACTCTGACTTGGTGCTTGCTGTAAAAAATCTAGAGGGAATGTTGGAACAGAAGAATAACGATACCCTATGTGCTAAATGTAGTAAAATGGAAATGAAAGACACAGTTGATTTGGAACTTGAAGATGCTAAATTGGGAAATGGACTTTCACAGCTACATAAATCTGATTGTGAGCAACAAGTACTTGCAGCAATTTCTGAAAGTGACAATGAAGAGGAGTATGCATTGGTTGCACTTGTAAATGAACATGATGACATGAAGACTGCTTACTCACTGGAGAGCAAGATAATTGATCTCAATAATGAAGTAGAATTTTACAGGAAAACCCACGAAGAGCTAGAAATGCAAATGGAACAACTTGCTCTGGACTATGAAATTATGAAGCAGGAAAATCATGATGCCACAACAAAGCTGGAGCAAATGCAACTACGTGAACAACTCAGGATGCAGTATGAGTGTTCTGCACATTTATCCATTATCAGTGATCTTGAGATACAGGTTGAGTTATTGGAGAAAGATCTTCAGAAACAAACTGAAGGGATTGAAGCAGATATAGCAACCGTCACAGTAACTAAAGCTGAGCAAGAAAAAAGGGCCATACTAGCAGAAGAGGCATTGAGAAAAACAAAATGGAACAATTCCAAGTGTGTTGAGTGGcttcaagaggagctcaaaagtcTTTCTGTGCATATGTTATCCACAtttcaagctaatgagaagatagTCATGCAAACActtaaagaaaatgctgaattgcaATCACAAAAAGGTGACTTAGAAAGAATTTTGGATAAATCTAATAAAGACATGGTGTTATTACAGGAAAAGTATCGAGTAATACTCAAACAACTAATTAGCCTAATAGATATCAAGTCAAGAGATGTGGAAAGGTTGCTCTTGGAACTAAAGGATAAGACTAAAGAACTAGAGAATCATAAGTTGTCTGAGGAAGCATCACGAAACAACTTCATACGAGAATTGCAGTTACTCAAATCTGAAGTGGCAAATCTCCGTGCAGAGAAATCTTTCCTCTCGGAACAgactgaagaaaaagaaaaattgttaGTTGAGGCAGAGCTACTGAGGATGAAAAACATAGAAAGTGAGATAACTTCGCAAGATAGAAATTTAGAGATTGATTTACCTAGGAAAGAGATAGAAGCTCTCAAGGAGAAAGTAAGTAAATCACTGGTGGGGATTAATGGCCTCATCTGTACCAAAGGTGAAGGAGATGCTATTCTTGATAATACGAAATCTGATGCCTCGGTGTTAAAGTGGAATTTATTGAAGCTTGTCtcatttgaaaatgaaatgggaaAGCAGAATCTGAGGAAATCAGATTCACAGTCAAAGGGCAGAGTTTTGGAGGAAAAGCAGATGACCACCGGCATGGAGGAAGAAAGTGACTGCAACATGGCAACTAGTACAAAT GGAGCAGAGCTAATTGATTCATTGATGGAGGACTCAGAGAAGAATCCAAGCAAGACAATTGAATTAATGCAAAGAAGTATACAG GATGACAAGAATTTTCATCAAATGTCAAGATTCATTACAAACAATATTCAGTGCCATATAGAATATCTGCAACAGCCAAAGGAAGATGAAGGATGCATACACAACTTGAATGTCACAgataaaaaatcacagaaaag GTGTGTTGAATCTGACTTAGATGAAGCCAAACTagtttctgcttcttcttctacCTCTGATCAGAAGGTGACAGAGAACGAATTAAATGAAATGGCACAACTGAAGGAACAAAATGAATTGATGGTTTCTGAACTGAAAGAAATGCAGGAAAGGTATTCTGACATAAGCTTGAAGTTTGCAGAAGTAGAAGGTGAAAGGCAACAACTCCTCATGACAATAAGAAGTCTTAAAAATGCTACAAAAAATTAG